A stretch of Besnoitia besnoiti strain Bb-Ger1 chromosome III, whole genome shotgun sequence DNA encodes these proteins:
- a CDS encoding hypothetical protein (encoded by transcript BESB_044230), giving the protein MIHYRQDPWLGFCILLQPHGSVLLCAVPRALIAGLLTWLLMAYGPSSTGGGAEIMWSPTLFNFFLSLAALVLAFHTNQAYQRFWEARSHVQTMASWWADAASSFVAFDEMHGRSIGEFAWGADWRARMLHLLSLLHAVSIQYLLHNDAERTQLEVLGGMDAFEAKLLSLTDDQTYLVMHWIIQEMMQRVVLEPKGLAVPPPCYSRVQLQLSNGMLAFNSACKIEDTPFPFPYVQLVQLMDWFMTLACPVVIASWMIHMPFAIILSAVAVGAFHATFAAACAMESPFGRQSNDLPLVELHRDFVNRLKSIVDTHVAACLNNMILKVELPETQDYESVKEEPVAESPLSKIRSKLHIYGGGARYNALSPEHPPHTHLKGQAANPHRAGRGPREPRGSEGPVSRVHRLPLYPKIMRRRRRGPALPHSQSHRHVAAEEWQKEWQQEWEDADSDAAEERACGEERAASGASRPPGRRKRAGGGDAQDAQPPRGSKGSAAGSVRGSSATPSFSPRVAPEDVPSSTLDGARAGAAFFLDSDDAGRERDLFSIPYRVGGADVDARRASGAASSCAASVAGTGGPQLERQSVEMLCELGSLSRGLSRRLDGRSSTRRQGFFKTVLMKIGSKSVKGNQAASGPPPKPGDNGARGDAGRHASLRAEENFAPFHSLARCEGGAVPSRRPSEIVGSPVPRPAVPVNVPGFPPLGAEAAAGLATSSRRGSDASIRTQGFAAGDKTEVSRVKQPEKSGQDDTRKRTKLVFDPAVSPAAMMEEEAARERATPRHSSGVYSPAGTVPATEFSSLAATDDDAAGLARVEQPRLQGRLSDDRLSPTDSPVADVGASRRPTFISIEEPLPVTAVRRIGGPTHTITPAEIAAKMTKPFREKDKDSTG; this is encoded by the exons ATGATTCACTATCGTCAGGACCCGTGGCTCGGGTTCTGCatcctgctgcagccacaCGGGTCGGTCCTCCTTTGCGCAGTGCCGCGAGCTCTCATCGCCGGCCTGCTCACTTGGCTTCTCATGGCCTACGGCCCCAGCTCCACAGGGGGAGGCGCTGAAATCATGTGGAGTCCTACGCTGTTCAACTTCTTCctttcgctcgccgcgcttgTGCTCGCCTTCCACACCAATCAAGCCTACCAGCGGTTCTGGGAGGCTCGCTCTCAT GTTCAGACAATGGCGAGCTGGTgggcggacgcggcgagcagcttcgtcgccttcgatGAGATGCATGGCCGCTCGATAGGCGAGTTCGCCTGGGGGGCAgactggcgcgcgcgaaTGCTCCATCTTCTCAGTCTGCTGCACGCGGTCTCGATTCAGTACCTACTGCACAACGACGCGGAGCGAACTCAGCTGGAGGTGCTGG GCGGAATGGACGCCTTCGAGGCGAAACTGCTGAGTCTGACTGACGATCAGACATACCTCGTGATGCACTGGATCATCCAGGAGATGATGCAGCGCGTCGTACTTGAGCCGAAGGGCCTCGCTGTTCCACCTCCATGTTACTCGCGTGTTCAGCTGCAGCTCTCCAATG GAATGCTGGCCTTCAATTCTGCGTGCAAAATCGAAGACACGCCTTTTCCGTTCCCCTACGTTCAGCTCGTGCAGCTCATGGACTGGTTCATGACGCTTGCGTGCCCGGTCGTTATTGCTTCCTGGATGATTCATATG cccTTTGCAATCatcctctccgccgtcgctgtgGGGGCGTTCCATGCCACcttcgcagctgcatgcgctatGGAGAGCCCCTTTGGCCGCCAGTCCAATGACCTCCCTCTCGTCGAGCTACACCGCGATTTCGTAAATCGCCTCAAGTCGATCGTTGACACGCAC GTCGCCGCGTGCTTGAATAACATGATTCTGAAAGTTGAACTCCCAGAAACCCAGGACTACGAGAGTGTCAAGGAAGAACCCGTCGCCGAGTCTCCCTTGTCGAAGATTCGGTCGAAGCTCCACATCtacggaggcggcgcgcgttaCAACGCTCTGTCCCCTGAGCATCCGC CGCACACGCACCTGAAGGGTCAGGCGGCGAACCCTCATCGAGCCGGCCGGGGGCCGCGCGAGCCCCGCGGGTCAGAAGGCCCCGTTTCGCGGGTCCACAGACTGCCTCTTTATCCCAAGATcatgcggcgacggcggcggggcccAGCGCTGCCGCACAGTCAGAGCCACCGACAcgtggcggcggaagaaTGGCAGAAGGAGTGGCAGCAAGAGTGGGAAGacgccgacagcgacgcggcggaggagcgcgcctgcggcgaagagcgggcggcgagcggcgccagtCGCCCGCCGGGACGCAGGAAGCGAgcggggggaggcgacgcgcaggacgcccagccgccgcgcggcagtAAAGGGTCAGCGGCTGGCAGCGTGAGGGGGTCGAGCGCGACCCCCTCGTTCTCccctcgcgtcgcgccggaGGACGTGCCGTCGTCCACGCTGGACGGAGCGAGAGCTGGGGCCGCCTTCTTTTTGGACTCTgacgacgcaggccgcgagagagatcTTTTCAGCATTCCTTACAGAGTGGGCGGCGCAGATGTCGACGCTAGAAGAGCGTCCGGCGCCGCTTCATCGTGCGCAGCCTCCGTCGCGGGGACTGGAGGTCCACAGTTGGAGAGGCAGTCCGTCGAGATGCTGTGTGAGTTGGGCTCGCTGTCCCGCGGGCTCTCCAGGCGGCTTGACGGCAGAAGCTCGACACGCAGACAGGGGTTTTTCAAAACAGTCCTCATGAAAATCGGATCCAAATCTGTAAAAGGAAAccaggccgccagcggcccTCCCCCAAAGCCGGGAGACAAcggggcgagaggcgacgcgggcagGCACGCGTCGCTGCGAGCCGAAG AGAACTTCGCGCCTTTCCACAGTTTGGCTcgctgcgagggcggagCCGTTCCCTCCCGGCGGCCGAGCGAAATCGTTGGCAGCCCTGTCCCCCGCCCTGCAGTGCCGGTCAACGTCCCCGGGTTCCCACCCCTGGgagcagaggcagcggcaggcctAGCTACGTCCTCGCGCCGTGGGTCGGACGCCAGCATTCGTACGCAGGGGTTTGCGGCAGGCGATAAAACTGAAGTTTCGCGAGTGAAGCAACCCGAAAAGA GCGGCCAGGACGACACTCGAAAGCGGACGAAGCTCGTCTTCGATCCGGCTgtttcgccggcggcgatgatggaagaagaggcggcgcgagaaagagcgacgcctcgccaCTCGAGTGGAGTCTACTCCCCTGCTGGGACGGTCCCTGCGACCGAGTTTTCGTCTCTTGCTGCGACGGACGACG ACGCAGCCGGACTAGCGCGTGTCGAGCAGCCGCG ACTTCAAGGGCGGCTGTCCGACGACCGGCTGTCTCCAACTGATTCCCCCGTTGCCGAT GTGGGGGCATCGAGAAGGCCGACTTTCATCAGTATCGAAGAACCTCTGCCCGTGACAGCAGTCCGGCGGATTGGTGGGCCCACTCACACGATCACCCCTGCGGAAATCGCTGCCAAGATGACAAAGCCGTTCCGAGAGAAAGATAAGGACTCAACGGGGTAA